The window CGCTGCTGCTCGCCGCCGGAGAGCTGCGCCGGCATCGCGCGCGAACGGTGGTCGACGTCGAGCGCCGCGAGGACCTCGTGGGCCCGCTCGCGCGCCTCGCGGTCCGGGACGCCGGCGAGCATCGGGAGGAGCGCGACGTTGTCGGTCGCGTCGAGGAACGGGATGAGGTAAGGCGCCTGGAAAACAAAGCCGATCTTGTCGCGCCGGAGGGCGCGCAGGTCCCGGATCTTCCAGCCGTCGTCGTAGATGACCTCGTCGCCGAGCGTCATGCGGCCGCCCGAGGGCTCGATCACCGCACCGAGGCACTTGAGCAGGGTGCTCTTGCCGGAGCCCGAGGGGCCGATGAGGCCCACGACCTCGCCGGGGGCGACCTGGAGGTCGACGCCCCTGAGGGCGTCGACGGCCGTCTCCCCCGCGCCGTAGCGCTTGCGCAGCCCCTCGATGCGGATGCCCGTCGCCCGCGCGTCAGCCACCGATCGCCTCCGCCGGGTCGACCCGGAGCGCGGCGCGGATCGCGAGGGCGCTCGAGAGGACGCAGATCACGACGACCGCGACGAAGCCTCGCGCCGCGTCGCCCGGCACGAGCAGGACGTACTTCGGGAACGCCGGGGCCCAGAACGTGGCTGCGATCTTTCCGACCACGAAGCCGAGTACCCCGAGCGCGAGCGCCTGCTGGAGGATCATGCCGGCGATCGTCCGGTTCCGCGTCCCGAGGAGCTTGAGGACCGCGATCTCGCGGATCTTCCCGAGCGTCAGGGTGTAGATGATGAAAGCGACGATGGCCGCGCTGACGATTGCGAGGATGACGAGGAACATCCCGATCTGCCGGGCGGACGTGGCGATGAGCTTGCCGATCAGGATCTCCTCCATCTCGGCCCGGGTGTAGACCTCCAGCCGCTTCCAGCGCCGGATCGCGGCGGCGACCTCCTCGGGGCTCTCGCCCGGGCGGACCTGCACGAGGACGGCGTTCACCGAGGAGTTCGTGTTCTGCGACGCGATGACCGCTTCGAGGAGGCCGGGGACCGAGGGCCGGTTGAAGGCCGGGTTCGCGGCCGTGCGCCGGCGCTGCTGCACGATGGCGTCGTTGTCCTTGAGGAACTGCGCCTCCTGGGCGTCCTTGAGCGGGATGAAGACCATCGGGTCGCCGCCCGAGGAGACCATCCGCCGCGTCAGCCCGACGACGAGGTAGTCATTGCGGCGGATCCGGATCCGGTCGCCGAGCGCAAGCCCCGAGGCGGCGTCGGCGACGGCCTCGTAGTGGCTGCGCGTGATCTGCCGCCCGGCGATCAGGTAGCCCGGCTGGCCCGGCTCGCCCGGACCTCCCGGCACGATGCCGACGACCATGGCGCGGACGTCGCGGTCGCCGTGGCCCACCTGCATCGTCAGGTAGGTGACGTTCGCCGCGCGGGCGACGCCGGGCATGCCGAGGATCCCGCGGTAGAGGTCGTCGGGCAGGCTCGAGGGCTCGGCGTAGGGGCCGAGCGTGTCCTGCTGGACGACCCAGAGGTCGGCGCGGCTGTTGTCGAGGAGCACCTTGGCGTCGTCCACCATCCCGCGGTAGACGCCGGCCATCGTCAGCGTCACGCCGATGAGCAGCCCGAGCCCGACGCCCGTGAAGACGAACTTGCCCCAGGCGTGCCGGATGTCGCGCCCGGCGAGGCTGATCACCGCGCCGCTCCGGGAGCCGGTCGACGACCTTGATGCGGGTCCCCGCGTCGATCGCCCGGCGGCTGTGGACGACGACCCGGGCGCCCGCCTCGAGCCCTTCGAGGACCTGCACCCGCCCGTCGAGGTCGGTCGCGCCCAGCTTCACCGGCGCGAAACGGAGGTCCCCTCCCTCGACGACCCACACCCCGGCCTTGTCGCCGACGCGCTGGATGCTGGCGTTCGGCACCACCGGGGTCGCGGGGAGGGGCGGGAGCGCGACGGTGACCTCGGCCAGCTCTCCGACGGAGGGGGGCGGATCGGGGAGGGAGTCGAAGACGACTTTCACGAGCGTCTCCTCGGTCACGGCGTCGGCGACCGGCTCGAGACGCAGGACCGTCCCGGTCTGCTCCTGGGCGCTCCTCGAGCGCAGGACGATCCGGGCCGGCAGCCCGGCGCGCAGGCCGGAGGCGAGGAGATGCTCGACGCGGGCGTTGATCCAGAGACTGCCGGGTTCGATGACCTCCACGACCGCCTGGCCCGCGACGACCGTCGTCCCCGGGTCGACGCCCCGCGCCACGACGAGGCCGGCGACCGGGGCGACGAGCCGCAGCTGGGAGCGCTGCCTCTTCAGTCCGTCGCGCTCGGCCCGCGCGCGGGTCAGCTCCTCGCGTGTGGCTTCGAGGTGCGCGGCGGCCGCCGCGCTGCCGGCGGCGGACATCCGGCTGTCCTGGCGCCTCGCCTCGGTCGCCTCCCGGCTGACGACGAGCTCCGTCGCCAGCTGCTCGTAGCGCCGCTCCTGGGCCTCGGCGAAGGCGCGGTGCGCGGCGGCTTCCCTCACCTGCGCCTCGGCGACCCGGGCCTCGGCCTCGGCGCGCCGGATCGCCGCGTCCTGCGCCGCGAGGCGCTGGTCGAGGTCGACGGGATCCATCTCGCCGAGCACCTGGCCGGCCGCGACCCGGTCGCCCACCTCCACGTCGACGCGAAGGACGCGCCCCGGGACGGTCGGGCCGATCCGGTAGGTGTAGCGGGCCTCGACCGTTCCGATCCCGAAGAGCGCCGGCGCGATGGCCCGGCTCTCGACCTCGGTGACGGTGACCGGGACCGGCGCGAGGGGGCCGGACCGGAGCGCGACCCAGACGAAGAGGACGAGGAGCGTCCCCAGGACGGCGACGAGGGCCGCCGTGCGGCGGCTGAAGGGAAGCGGGCTCATCGTGACCTCCGGATTCCGCGGCGATAGAGGGCGAAGGCGGCCGGGGCCCCGGAGCGGATTCGCCCCGGGTCTCCCGCGAGGAGCGACTGGATGACGAGGCCCTGGATCGTGCCGACGAGCTGGGTGACCGCGGCGGCCGTGTCCACCTCCGCAGCGATCTCTCCCCGGGCCTTGCCGGCCTCGACCAGGGCGGTCAGCCGTTCGCCGTATTGCGCCATCAGGGCCCTGGCCTTCCGCTTGGCGGCCGTGTCCTCGCCACGCTGCAGCTCGCCGAACAGCATCCGCGGCACGCCGGGGTGGAGGACGACGAACTCGACGTGCGCCGCGAACGCGGCCTCGAGGGCGGCGAGCGGCGAGGCGACGCCTCGCGTCGCCTCGTCGACGCGCGCCAGGAGCTGCTCGGCGACCCACCCGATGACGTCCTCCCAGATCTCGTCCTTGGTCCTGTAGTGGCGGAACAGCGCTCCCTGCGTGAGATTCATCCGGCTCGCGATCGCCGCCGTCGTCAGCTCGCTCGGGTTCTGCTCTGCGGCGAGCTCGACGACCGCCCGGACGGTGACGGCCCGGCGCTGGTCGGCAGGAAGGTGTCGGGTCGTGGGGGTTCTTGTCTTCTTCATAAAGCTAGTAATCAATTACTAGCATGACCCCACGGGAGCCCTCTGTCAAGGACTCTCTCCCGGAGGTGTCGCCCCCCGGTCGACCGGTCTCCGCCTATGACACCCGTCATATCCCTCTCCCGAACGCGGACGTAGCGTCCGAGCGGAGACCATTCGAAAACGGAGAGGAGAGAACGCCATGAAATCGTTCCGGGCCGTCGCCCTCTGCTTCGCTGCCGCCCTCCTGGCAGCAGCCACCGGGGTCTCGGCCGCCGAGACGAAGCCGCCCAGCGACTGCGTCACCTGCCACGTGAAGACGGGAATCACCGGGAGCGCCCTGCGCGACTTCTCCATGTCGAAGCACGCCGCGCAGGGGATGTCGTGCGACGACTGCCACCTGAAGGGCGACGTCACGAAGAAGACGAGCGCCTGCGAGAAGCCCGGCGTCGTCACGTCCGTCTCGGCGAGGGTCTGCGCCGAGTGCCACGGCGAGCAGGTCGCCCAGTTCGAGAAGGGCAAGCACGCGAAGGCCTGGCTCGCCCTCACGGCCATGCCGACGACGAAGGACCAGCCGAAGGCGATGATGGACGGGATGAAGGGGTGCGGCGGCTGCCACCGCATCGGCTCCGACGGCGGCAAGTGCGATTCCTGCCACACCCGCCACACCTTCTCCGCCGCCGAGGCGCGCCGCCCCGAGGCCTGCGCCACCTGCCACATGGGCTTCGACCACCCGCAGTGGGAGATGTACTCGACCTCCAAGCACGGCATCCTCGTCACGCAGAACGCCTCGAAGTGGGACTGGGAGAAGGGGCTCGGCGACTGGTTCAAGGACCCTGCGAAGGCCGATGCCACGACGCCTCGCGCGCCGACCTGCGCCTTCTGCCACATGCCTTCCGGCGACCACGGCGTGAGGACCGCGTGGGGCTTCCTCGCGCTGCGCCTCCCGGAGGACGACAAGGAGTGGATGGCCGACCGCGTCGAGATCCTCAAGGCGCTCGGCGTCCTCGACAAGGACGGCAAGCCGACGGCGCGCCTCGACGTCGTGAAGGCCGGCGACCTCGCCCGCCTCTCGAAGGAGGACTGGGACAAGGAGCGGGGCCGGATGGAGGCGCAGTGCACGAAGTGCCACGCCCCCGCCACGGTCAAGGCCGAGCTCGGGAAGGCCGACGAGATCGTCCGCGCCGGCGACCGGCTGATGGCCGAGGCGATCCGCGAGGTCTCCGGCCTCTATCGCGACGGCATCCTCGCCGAGCCGAAGGACCGCCCCTTCCACGTCGACCTCCTCCGCTTCTACGAGGTCGAGCACCCCATCGAGCAGAAGCTCTACGTCATGCTCATGGAGCACCGGATGCGGAACTTCCAGGGGGCGTTCCACATGAATCCCGACTACCAGCACTGGTACGGCTGGGCCGAGATGAAGCGCGACCTCGCCGAGATCAAGGCCGAGGCGAAGGCCCTCCGCGCCGAGCACGGAAAGAAGGCGGCGGCCGGCCCGAAGCCGGCTCCCGCCACGGCGAAGAAGGCGGGCTGACCTGCCGGGCCGCGGGACCGCGCTTCCCCACCGAACCCCTCGAGGGGCCGCCCGCCGGGCGGCCCCTTTTTTGCGGGCCGGCCGCGCCCGTCATGACGCGTACCGGTGCAGAGCGCCTCAGCAGCGCGTCGGCGACCCCTCCCGCTGGTAGAACCAGCCGTTGACGGCGAGGGCGCCCAGGGCGACGACGGCCATCGCCGTGTAGGCCCAGGCGGGGCTCCCGAACCGCTCGATGCACCAGCCGAGGAAGAGGGGCGGGAAGAAGCCGCCGAAGGCGCCGACGCACGAGACGATCCCGATGACGGCCCCCGCCTCGCGCGGGTTGACGGTCGGGATGATCTTGAAGACCGAGCCGTTCCCGAAGCCGGAGGCGGCGCAGATGACGAGGATCGTCGCGAAGAAGCCGTCGAACGACTCGGGACGCAGGAACCGCGTCAGGCTGAAGCCGCCGACCGCCATGACGCCGATCGCGATCGCCGTCATCCTCCCCGCGCCGAAGCGGTCCGCGGCCCACCCGCCGGCGGGGCGCATCAGCGTCGCGATGAGCGGGGCGAAGGGGGCGTAGAGGAGCGGGTTCGGGGCGCCGCCGGGGGCGTCGGCGAAGACCGACTGGATGATGAGGGGGAGCGAGGCGCCCATCGCCACGAAGCAGCCGAAGGTGAGGAAGTAGAGCGCCGAGATCGTCCAGGTGTGGAGGTCGCGCGCGACGCCGAGCTGGGAGGCGATCGTCTTCGGCTTCATCGGGAAGTCGCGGGTCCCGAACCAGACCGCCGCCGTGCAGAGGAGGATGACCGGGATCCAGACGAAGGCGGCGTTCTGGAGCCAGACGTCCTGCGTCCCGCCCGCCTTCAGCCTCAGGGAAAGCGACCCGCCGCCGAGGGCGCCGAAGAGGCCGGCGGCGATCACGACCGGGACGAGGAACTGCGCGACGGTGACGCCGAGGTTCCCGAGGCCGTTGATCCCGAGGGCCGAACCCTGCTTCGACTTCGGGAACCAGAGCGTGACGACGGCCATGGAGGTCGCGAAGTTCGCCCCGGCGATGCCGGTGACGGCCGACCAGAAGAGGAGGACGCCGAACGGCGTCGACGGGTCCTGCACGGCGATCCCCGTGCCGATGCAGGGGACGAGGAGGAGGAGCGTCACGGCCGCGAGCGTCCGCCGGCTCCCGAAACGGGAGACGAAGACACCGTAGGGGATCCGGAGGATGGAGCCGAGGATGACGGGCGTGGCAGTGAGCCAGAAGCGCTGCCCCGGCGAGATCCGGAAGCCGGCGTCGGGGAGCTTGATGGCGATCGCCGACCACATGAACCAGACGGCGAAGGCCAGCGTGAGGGAGACCGCGCTGATCGCGAGCGTCCGCCAGGCGAGCGCCGCGTCGGGGAAACTCTCCGCCGCGGGGCGCACCGCGACCGCGCGGATCGGCCGCGGCAGGTAGCGGAGGGACGCGGCCCCGGCGAGGAAGAGGACGAGCGAAGCCATGAAGGCGGGCCAGACGATCGAGCGGTCCCCACCGAGCGCGGTGTTGAGGCCGGCGGTCAGGAGCCAGACCTGCAGCGAGACGATGAGGACGAGGAGGAGGATGACCCCGAGGAGGACGGTGTTCGTCTTCGTCGGGTGCGACTGCTCCTGGGCGCGGCGGAAGTCGGTCATGCGCCCTCCGTCTCCCGGCGCGACCGGCGGGACGAGCCACACCTCGTCGCCGCGGACCTCCACGGGGAAGGAGCGGAGGGGCCTCGGCGGGGGCCCCTGGAGGACGGCCCCGCTCAGCGGGTCGAACGCCCCGTTGTGGCAGGGGCACTCGATCTTCCTCGAGCCGGGGTCGAAGAAGACAGCGCAGGAGAGGTGGGTGCACTTCTGCTCGAACGCGCGGAAGAGCCCTTCCTCGAGGCGGATCAGGATCCCCGGCTGGTTCAGCCCCGGGATCGTGAACGACGTCATCCCGCCGACGGGGATCTCGGAGAGGGCCGCGAGGCGGACCGGCCCGGGGATCGCCGCGGGGGGAAAGAGGGCGTCCTTGGCCGCGACCCAGCCGCTCCCCACGGCGAGGCCGCCGGAGGCCAGGACGAGGAACTTTGCGAACTCGCGCCGCGAGACGTGCTGAGCCTCGACGCGCTCGAGGGGGAAGTCGACCTCCCACGCCGGGCGGGCGGGAAGGTTCTCGGGGCGGTCGGTCATCGCGCGTCCCCTCCGTCGACGACGAGCTCGGTCGAGCCCTTCGGCATCATCACGTTCACGCGCGTCCTCACGCGCTGCAGGCCGAAGCGGAACTCGTTCACGGGCGAGCTGTTCGGCCGCATCCCGGCCATCCGCTCGCGCGTCCCGTAGAAGAGGGCGCCGCTCGGGCAGACCGTCGCGCACATGGGCCTTCGCCCCGCGCTCGTCCGGTCGTAGCAGAGGTTGCACTTCATCATCAGCTTCATCGCCTCGACCTTCTTCGGGACGCCGAAGGGGCAGGCGAGGACGCAGTTGCTGCAGGCGATGCAGCGGGCGGCGTTCGCCGAGTGGACGACGCCGAGCTCGTCCCTCGCGATCGCGTCGGCGGGGCAGACGCGCGCGCAGGTCGGCTCCTCGCAGTGCATGCAGACCTGGACGGCGGTCTGCGGGCTCTCGGCCCGGTCGACGTAGTCGACGTGGATCATCGCGAGCTGTCCGTTCGTCTCGCACTCGGCACAGGCCATCTCGCAGGCGTGGCACCCGATGCAGCGCTGCGGGTCGAGGAAGAACTCCTCGTGGCCCCGGTAGGCGGTCGTCGTCATCGCGCCTCCCGCCTCAGACGCTCGCGAACGCCTTCGCCTCGGCGGCGGAGGGCGCCTTGCGGCCCGTCGGCACGAGCCGGCAGGCGCTCACCTTGAACTCGGGGATCTTCGAGACGGGGTCGAGGTTCCCCGAGGTGAGGAGGTTCGCCGACTTCCGGCCGGGCCAGTGGTACGGAACGAAGACGGTGTCCTCGCGGATCGTCGTGACGAGCTGGGCCGGGAACTCGGCGGCGCCGCGCCGCGTCTCGACCCTCACGAGGTCGCGGTCGGTGATCCCGAGAGTCTTCGCGAGCGACGGGTGGATCTCGAGGAGCGGCTCGGGGTACTGCTCGACGAGCTTGCCGATGCGACGGGTCTGCGTCCCCGAGAGGTACTGCGAGACGACCCGGCCCGTCGTCAGGATGACGGGGTAGTCGGAGTCGGTCACCTCGCCCGGGTCGCGGTAGCGGACGGCGTTGAAGTGCGCCCTTGCCGTCCGGCGTCGCGAACTTGCGGTCCTCCCAGAGGCGGGGCGTCCCGGGGTGGTCGATGGACGGGCAGGGCCAGAAGACGCCGAGGTTCGCCTCGATCTTCTCGTAGGTGATGCCGAAGTAGTCGGCCGTCCCCCCCTTCGAGGCGGCGCGCAGCTCGTCGAAGATCCGCTGCGCCGTGAAGAGCGACCCCTCGCGCGTCCCGGCGAGGGGCGCCGGGGCGGCGAAGTCGAAGAGCTCGCCCTTCCCGAGGCGGCGGGCGAGGTCGAGGAAGATGTCCGTGTCGCGCCAGGCGCCGTCCGGCGGGTCGATCGCGGCCCGGATGCGCGTGACGCGCCCCTCGGCGGTCGTGACCGTCCCCTCCTCCTCCTCGTGGAGCGACCCGGCGAGGACGACGTCGGCGTGGCGGGCCGTCTCGGAGAGGAAGAAGTCGATCACGGCGAAGTACTCGAGCTTCTCGAGGGCCTCGCGGACGAAGTTCGCGTTCGGGAGCGACACGAGCGGGTTGAAGCAGATCGAGAGGAGCCCCTTGATCTCGCCCCGGTGG is drawn from Holophagales bacterium and contains these coding sequences:
- a CDS encoding MFS transporter, producing the protein MTDRPENLPARPAWEVDFPLERVEAQHVSRREFAKFLVLASGGLAVGSGWVAAKDALFPPAAIPGPVRLAALSEIPVGGMTSFTIPGLNQPGILIRLEEGLFRAFEQKCTHLSCAVFFDPGSRKIECPCHNGAFDPLSGAVLQGPPPRPLRSFPVEVRGDEVWLVPPVAPGDGGRMTDFRRAQEQSHPTKTNTVLLGVILLLVLIVSLQVWLLTAGLNTALGGDRSIVWPAFMASLVLFLAGAASLRYLPRPIRAVAVRPAAESFPDAALAWRTLAISAVSLTLAFAVWFMWSAIAIKLPDAGFRISPGQRFWLTATPVILGSILRIPYGVFVSRFGSRRTLAAVTLLLLVPCIGTGIAVQDPSTPFGVLLFWSAVTGIAGANFATSMAVVTLWFPKSKQGSALGINGLGNLGVTVAQFLVPVVIAAGLFGALGGGSLSLRLKAGGTQDVWLQNAAFVWIPVILLCTAAVWFGTRDFPMKPKTIASQLGVARDLHTWTISALYFLTFGCFVAMGASLPLIIQSVFADAPGGAPNPLLYAPFAPLIATLMRPAGGWAADRFGAGRMTAIAIGVMAVGGFSLTRFLRPESFDGFFATILVICAASGFGNGSVFKIIPTVNPREAGAVIGIVSCVGAFGGFFPPLFLGWCIERFGSPAWAYTAMAVVALGALAVNGWFYQREGSPTRC
- a CDS encoding TetR/AcrR family transcriptional regulator, which encodes MKKTRTPTTRHLPADQRRAVTVRAVVELAAEQNPSELTTAAIASRMNLTQGALFRHYRTKDEIWEDVIGWVAEQLLARVDEATRGVASPLAALEAAFAAHVEFVVLHPGVPRMLFGELQRGEDTAAKRKARALMAQYGERLTALVEAGKARGEIAAEVDTAAAVTQLVGTIQGLVIQSLLAGDPGRIRSGAPAAFALYRRGIRRSR
- a CDS encoding ABC transporter ATP-binding protein produces the protein MADARATGIRIEGLRKRYGAGETAVDALRGVDLQVAPGEVVGLIGPSGSGKSTLLKCLGAVIEPSGGRMTLGDEVIYDDGWKIRDLRALRRDKIGFVFQAPYLIPFLDATDNVALLPMLAGVPDREARERAHEVLAALDVDHRSRAMPAQLSGGEQQRVSIARALVNRPPVILADEPTAPLDSERALAVIRILEKMAGQYQTAIIVVTHDEKIIPTFERIYHIRDGRTQEEAGEGLRP
- a CDS encoding 4Fe-4S binding protein, coding for MTTTAYRGHEEFFLDPQRCIGCHACEMACAECETNGQLAMIHVDYVDRAESPQTAVQVCMHCEEPTCARVCPADAIARDELGVVHSANAARCIACSNCVLACPFGVPKKVEAMKLMMKCNLCYDRTSAGRRPMCATVCPSGALFYGTRERMAGMRPNSSPVNEFRFGLQRVRTRVNVMMPKGSTELVVDGGDAR
- a CDS encoding ABC transporter permease — encoded protein: MISLAGRDIRHAWGKFVFTGVGLGLLIGVTLTMAGVYRGMVDDAKVLLDNSRADLWVVQQDTLGPYAEPSSLPDDLYRGILGMPGVARAANVTYLTMQVGHGDRDVRAMVVGIVPGGPGEPGQPGYLIAGRQITRSHYEAVADAASGLALGDRIRIRRNDYLVVGLTRRMVSSGGDPMVFIPLKDAQEAQFLKDNDAIVQQRRRTAANPAFNRPSVPGLLEAVIASQNTNSSVNAVLVQVRPGESPEEVAAAIRRWKRLEVYTRAEMEEILIGKLIATSARQIGMFLVILAIVSAAIVAFIIYTLTLGKIREIAVLKLLGTRNRTIAGMILQQALALGVLGFVVGKIAATFWAPAFPKYVLLVPGDAARGFVAVVVICVLSSALAIRAALRVDPAEAIGG
- a CDS encoding cytochrome C, encoding MKSFRAVALCFAAALLAAATGVSAAETKPPSDCVTCHVKTGITGSALRDFSMSKHAAQGMSCDDCHLKGDVTKKTSACEKPGVVTSVSARVCAECHGEQVAQFEKGKHAKAWLALTAMPTTKDQPKAMMDGMKGCGGCHRIGSDGGKCDSCHTRHTFSAAEARRPEACATCHMGFDHPQWEMYSTSKHGILVTQNASKWDWEKGLGDWFKDPAKADATTPRAPTCAFCHMPSGDHGVRTAWGFLALRLPEDDKEWMADRVEILKALGVLDKDGKPTARLDVVKAGDLARLSKEDWDKERGRMEAQCTKCHAPATVKAELGKADEIVRAGDRLMAEAIREVSGLYRDGILAEPKDRPFHVDLLRFYEVEHPIEQKLYVMLMEHRMRNFQGAFHMNPDYQHWYGWAEMKRDLAEIKAEAKALRAEHGKKAAAGPKPAPATAKKAG